The following are encoded in a window of Vigna unguiculata cultivar IT97K-499-35 chromosome 8, ASM411807v1, whole genome shotgun sequence genomic DNA:
- the LOC114193261 gene encoding ribosome biogenesis protein NOP53, which yields MGKKAKGSRKGKKAWRANISTEEIEDFFEKSTKDALSGGSLQALSSNSIFYEDKSKDLAVKKKIEKHRERVLHCDSLLQKNQFVKPVPSSILKKCSKNRKTVPNVKVVNQDDNKDDSTMFDLWNDKGEDNKQVKKVSKPTLIPAVEVDPPGCSFNPSFESHQDTLASAVAEEMQKVYKKELGPEPVPLTVPGEAIAEEDMYFLDVDDGSDDDDSNLENEDDNEDAASEKKSIKKKRVTKVELNKRARRKEQLKKEAEAKKIKELSKEIDSIPDIIQEIEQEEEEKKKKHLRRKVAKQEMLKIRPPRIGKHKFEPAPVQVLLSEEITGSIRKLKGCCTLIKDRYKSLEKRGLILPKKRRN from the exons ATGGGGAAGAAAGCAAAAGGGTCAAGGAAGGGAAAGAAGGCGTGGAGGGCCAACATCAGCACCGAAGAGATAGAAGATTTCTTCGAGAAATCAACGAAGGACGCTCTTTCTGGTGGCTCTCTTCAAGCCCTTTCCAGTAATTCCATCTTTTACGAAGACAAGTCCAAAg ATCTTGCGGTAAAGAAGAAGATCGAGAAGCACAGGGAGAGAGTGCTGCACTGTGATAGTCTGCTACAGAAAAACCAGTTTGTTAAGCCAGTCCCATCTTCTATTCTGAAAAAGTGTTCTAAAAACCGAAAAACTGTGCCTAATGTGAAAGTGGTCAATCAAGATGATAATAAG GATGATTCTACCATGTTTGATCTATGGAATGATAAAG GTGAGGATAACAAGCAAGTGAAAAAG GTATCAAAGCCTACTCTCATTCCAGCAGTAGAGGTTGATCCTCCAGGCTGCTCTTTCAATCCCTCCTTTGAAAGTCACCAG GATACATTAGCTTCTGCTGTTGCAGAAGAAATGCAAAAAGTCTACAAAAAGGAATTGGGCCCTGAACCTGTGCCATTAACTGTTCCTGGAGAAGCTATTGCTGAAGAAGAT ATGTATTTTCTTGATGTGGACGATGGGAGTGACGATGATGATAGTAATCTTGAAAATGAGGATGACAATGAAGATGCTGCATCTGAGAAAAA gtctattaaaaaaaagaggGTGACTAAAGTTGAGTTGAATAAGAGAGCTAGGCGGAAAGAACAACTGAAAAAAGAAGCAGAAGCTAAGAAGATAAAGGAATTGTCAAAGGAAATTGATAG CATACCTGACATTATTCAGGAAATTGAGCAAGAAGaggaggaaaagaagaaaaaacatctTAGGCGAAAAGTTGCTAAACAGGAAATGTTAAAGATACGCCCACCACGCATAGGGAAACACAA GTTTGAGCCTGCACCTGTTCAAGTTTTATTAAGTGAAGAAATTACTGGATCAATTCGGAAGCTCAAG GGCTGCTGCACCCTTATAAAGGATCGATATAAAAGTCTGGAAAAGAGAGGATTGATTCTTCCAAAAAAAAGAAG GAATTAG